From the Prosthecobacter sp. SYSU 5D2 genome, the window AGTCATATAGCTGGCCTCCGGGCTGGCAAGAAAGAAAACAACGGCGGCGATCTCTTCAGGCCGTGCAAATCGCCGCATGGGTGTCTCGCGCTTCACCGCTTTGATCTGGTCTTCGCTCCAGTTCGCCGGCAGGGCTCCCTCAATGTGGCCTGGGCAGATGGCATTGACGGTGATGCCCATGCGGGCGGTTTCCTTGGCCAGGCTTTGGGTCAGGCCAAGCACGCCGGCCTTGGCTGCGGCATAATTGGTTTGGCCAGCCGGGCTGTGCAGAGCGCTCAGGGAGGCGATATTAATGATGCGGCCCCAGCGCTGCCGCATCATTGGCTGCATGGCGGCCTGGCAGCCCAGGAAGACGGCGTTCAGGTTTGCATCCAGCACGCCGGACCATTGCGGCAGCGTCATGGTGGCCAGCAGAGCATCGTCATGATACCCGGCATTGTTGATCAGCACCGACAGCGGGCCGCTGGCGGCCTCGATCTGCGCCAGGGCCGTTGTCCAGGATTCCGCATCGGTGATCTCCAGCGGGCAGAGGAAGGCGCGGTCCGGAAAGGCCGCCACCAAAGCCGCCGCTGTTTCCCGCCGCTCCCGCACGCCCAGGAAGACCTGGCATGCAGCATCCTTCTCCAGAAAATATCGGGCGGTCGCATGACCGAGCGTACCGTTGGCTCCGGTGATGAGGATGCGGCGTGGATCTGGCATGGATACGGAAGGAAATGCAAAAACAGCGCCGGGGCACCGACGCTGTTCGTGTGGGATCAACTTTTCGGCTGCATAAATCTTATGCGGCAGCCGGGGAATGCGTGTCGCAATGCTCGGGCTCAGGCTCGGTTTCTTCCACCTCGGCCTTGTCTTTCACAAACTGCAGGGCGCTTTCCAGCAGCAGATCGTCGCGTAGGCGCTCGATCATGCCGGACTTCTGGGCTTCGGCCATGAATTTCTTCACGGGCTTGTTCTGGCGGGCTGCCATATTGGCCAGCGCGTAGGTGAGCTGCTGGTCGCCGATGGTGAGGCCTTCTTTTTTAGCGATCTGCTCCAGGATGAAGCTGACCTTCACGCTCTGACGTGCCTGGTTGGTGGCGCTGCTCAGGATTTCGTCCTGCTGCTTCACCAGCTCGTCCTGGGAGATGCCCTGCTGCAGAGCGCGGTTGGCGATGTCGTTGGTGCGGCGCTGGGCCTCACGGTTCACCAGCTCCTGGGGCAGGTCGAATTCCACCTTTTCGAAAATGTGGGCGATGACCTGGTTGCTCTTGGCCGTCTCACGCGCCTGCTCCTTGCGGCGGCGGATGGCTTCCTTGACTTCTGAGCGAAGAGTTTCTTCGTTCATTTCACCGCCGCCGATCTTCTTGATGAACTCTTCGTCCAAAGGCGGGACCACTTTGTCCTTCACGCCTTTGCAGTTGATGGCCAGGTCCAGGGTCTTGCCACGGAGGGCTTCAAAGGCGAAGTCTTCAGGAAGGGTCAGGGAAAGGGTGCGCTGCTCATCCTTCTTGATTCCCACCAGGCCGGCGTAGAAGCCCGGAATAAAGTCTTCCTCTTCATCCAGGAGGAACCAGTTCTCTTCGATGGCCTTGAGGTGGTCCGGGGCTTCAGGCATGGCTTCGGCCAGGGGCTGGCCTTCCAGGGTGGTGGTGAAACCAAGGACGACGACGTTGCCATTGGCGGCCGGGGTGTCAATGTCCTCAAAGGAGGCGTAACGCTCGCGCAGGTGCAGGATGTCGTGCTCCACATCCGCGTCGGTCACTTCGATGCGCGGGAGCTTGACGGGGATGCCCGTGTAATCCGGCAGCTCAAATTTCGGCGCCAGGCTCATTTCGGCGCTGAAGCTGAAGCTCTTGTCGGTATCGTGATGGATCTTGTCGGTGACGGAGAGGACGTTCAGGACTTCCAGGCCTTCGTTTTTGATGGCGGTGCGCAGACCGTCATTGATGAGTTGCTTTTCCAGCTCACTGCGGATGTCATCGCCGAAGCGCTTCTGGACAGCGGCGGCCGGGGCCTTGCCTGGGCGAAAGCCGGGCAGGCGGACCTGGCTGGCGAAGTAAGCGGTGATGGAGGAGCGCTGTTTGGCGACTTCTTCGGCAGGCACACGGATGTGTGCGATGGCGCGGCAGTTGGGCTGGTGTTCGACGTTGATGTTCATGGCTTAAAGACGGATAAAAGTCCCGTCCGGCATGGCGGCTGGCACAGCGCCCAGGCCGGAGGGGCGCGCAGGCTAGAGCATGTTCGTGGATTTGACAACCCTGGAACGCATCTTGTTAGAAGGGAGGGCTCCCAGGCGGTTTCCGTTTTTCAGCGGAGGAGCGGAAAGCAGTGTCCGGTGAAAGAAGGTAAAAAGATTTTTAAACCACTAATGCTCAGCAATATGCACTAATGCTCCAAGCCTCTGATTCTGACATTAGTGATCATTGCCGGGTATTAGCGGTCTAATCGACCCTCTTGATGAGGGGGCTATTTGGGGAGGCTGTGCTGGAGGATGAACTGGAGCATCTCTTCAGATTCGAAAAATCCGGGGTCGTATTCGTGGCCTTTGCCGGGGATGGTGATGAGCTGGATGGGGCCGCCGAGGGCCTGGTATTTTTTGGCGAGGGCTCCGCTGTTGGCCTCGATGGGGACGACGACATCGGAATCGCCGTGGATGTGGAGGATGGGGATTTTGGCGGCGGCGATGGGGGCCAGGCGCTCGATGGGGGTATGGCGGGTGATTTCCTGGTTGAGCTGGTCCGGGGTGAGGCCGTAGGCGGGGGCGGCGCGTTCCAGGCCGGGATAGCTGCGGATGTCGCAGACGGTGTAGATGCCGGCGATGCAACTGACCCACTCGGGATGGTCGGCGGCGAGGTTGTAGTGATTCAGGCCACCACGGCTCTGGGCGATGAGAGCGGCCTTGGGAGCGAGCTGGTAGTTTTCCCGAAGGTGCTTATAAAACGCGGTGAACTGCTGGCGGCTCTGCGGATTGGCGAAGGTTTCCCCGACGTAAAGGCCGACTACGTAAAAGCCTTTGTCCAGAAGGCGCTGGATGAGCCAGGTGTTGCTGGCCCCAGGGTTGTTACCAATGGTGGGGGCATACCAGGCCCAGGGGCGGGTGCCATCGGCGGCGGGTTTGGTCGGATGGAGGACGAAGCCTTCGACTCCGGCGACTTCGAAATCCTCCCTTTTAGTGCCGAAATCGAGCTTGCCATTGAGGGGGCCTTTCAGGCTGTCCTTGCCGTTACTGGCCCATTCCAGATTAAAGCGGGCGACGGTGAGGTGGGTGTAATGGGTGGACTTTTTGAGGGCGAGACCGTCGTCTGTGCCGCGCTCATAAAGGCAAAGGGCATCGCCATTGGGGAGGACGGCGAGGTCGCTGTAACCTCCATAGCCGGCCTCGAGGGTTTTGTTGAACTTCCAGGTCTTGCCTTCGTCCTGGCTGATCTTGATGGAGAGGTTGCGGCGGTCACGGGATTTGCCGGGGATTTCTTTTCCGTCCAAGCGCTCCAGGTTGTGGGGATTGGCAAAGAGGATGCGGTTTTTATCGGCGGCGGGGCGCATGGAATAACGGACGATGCTGCCCATGCAGATGGGCTCCAGGAGCTTGTCATCGAAGCGGGGCTTGGCCCAGCTTTCGCCGCCATCACGGCTGAGGTTGATGAGGCGGCGGTGATTCTTGGATTCGGTGCGGGCATTGATCATGACGGTGCCGACGAGGGTCTCGACGATGCAGGTCTCATTGGGATAGACCCACTCCGGTGTATCCGGGATGGCGATGGCGCCGGCCTGCCAGGTGGCACCGTGGTCATCGCTGTAAATGGTGGCGGTGACGGAGGGGCGGTGGGCATGACCGCCGGTGCCGAGGGAAAGCCAGACGGGGACGATGAGGCGGCCGGTGCGGAGCTGGATGCCGTGCGCAGGGCCGGTGGCGAGGATCTTCCAGTCATAACCGGGGCGGAATTTTTCAAAAGTGGCGGTGATGTCCACAGGCTCTGTCCAGGTCACGCCGTCATCGTCACTGCGGATGTAATGGCAGGTGGCGTACTCCAGACAGTAAAGGAGGTGGACTGAGCCGTTGCGGTCGGCAAAGGCCACCGGGTTGTTGGCGGTGTTGTCGCCGGGTTTGTCCAGGTTTTGGGCGGCGGCGAGGGGGTTGACAGGGAGGTCGCCCTCAATGTGGACGATGGTCTGGCGGGGGAGCCAGGTCTTGCCGCCATCGGTGCTGCGGCGCATGACGATGTCAATGGGCCCCCAGTCGCCCTTGGCCAGTTTCCGGGCTTCGCAGTAGGCGAGGGCGGTGCCTGTCTTGGTGACGACGATGCCGGGAATGCGGTAAAGGGCGTAGCCGTCTTGGCCAGCCTCAAAGAGGTCGGTCTTTTCCAGGAAGGGCTCGGCGGCGGGAAGCGAGGCGGCGCTGGTGAGGAAGGCGGCGAGCAGGGGCAGGAGATGGCGTTTCATGGCTGCGGAGGAAACGGGGGAGAAGCGAAAGGGTGACTGGTGAGGACAGGGGACCAGTAGAAGGGAGTTAAGAGTGCTTGGTTCGCAGTTCACAGACATTGAAAACTAATGCCGGGCATTAGTGGTTTAAAATGTTTTATGATGATAAAGGTCATGAACAGAATGAAGATGAAGGAGGCTACAGGATGGGGATGAAGAGGCGGGCGAAGCCGCTGCGGAGGCGGTGGGAGAGGGGGGTGGACTGAAGGGTGGTGAGGGTGACCTCTGTGCACTCTTTCAGACGCTCTTCGAAGATGGTCTGAAGGCGGGTGGCAAGGGAGGGGGAACGGCAGGCGAGGTTAAATTCGAAATTGAGCCGGAGGCTGCGGGGATCCCAGTTCGTTGAGCCGATGCAGGACCATGTGTTGTCCACAAGGAGCAGCTTGGAGTGGTCGAATGGAGCGTGGGATTCGAAGATGCGGCAGCCGGACTCCAGCAGTTCGGGGTAGAGGGTGCGGGAGGCCCAGGCGACGAAAGGGATGTTGTTTTTGGCCGGGGTGATGATGGTGACCTGGATCCCGCGTGTGGCGCACAGTTTCAGTGCGGCCATGAGGATGGTGGTAGGAAGGAAATAAGGCGTCATGATGCTGACGCGCTCGCGGGCGGCATTGAGAGCGGCAAAGAGGGCGACGGGCATGACCTCCAAGTCTTCATCCGGTCCGTCCACGATGCCGAGCGCATGGGTCTCTCCTGCGGCGGGGATTTCCGGGAACCAGTCGGGACCGTCCAGCACTTCATGTGAGCAGAAATACCAGTCCTCCGCAAAAACCCGCTGCATCTGGGCGACCACGGGACCGGTGACGCGGAAGTGCAGGTCGCGGACCGGGTGGGAGGGGCTGCGGGAGATCATGTTGCCCTCGCGGATGTTCATACCGCCGGTAAAGCCGGTGTGCCCGTCCACAACGAGGATTTTTTTGTGGTTGCGCAGGTTCATGGTGAGCAGGCGCAGGATAAAGCGGTTGGGCATGAAGCGGCGGACGGGGACGCCGTTTTTCTTCAGGATGCGGGTGACGGGGGGCCAGGAATAACGGGTGCCGGCATCATCCACCATGACGCGGACCTGGACGCCGCGCTGATGGGCGGCGGTGAGGGCCTGGACAAAGTCTGCGCCAATGTGGTGAGCCTCAAAGATGTAACTGGAGAGGGTGATGCTGGTGCGGGCGGACTGGATGGCCTGGATCATGGCGGGCATGGCTTCGTCGCCATTGATGAGGGGCTCCACCTGGTTGCCTGGAGTGAAATGAAAGCGGGAGATGCGGTCCAGGGTGATGGCGAGGGAGCAGTCCCGTTCAGCGGTGACGGGATCGGCATCAGGAAAGTTGGGACAGGCAGGAAGCGGGTCCCGATAGGCCGGGCCGATGCTGCCACGGTAGTCCTTGCCTTTGCGACGGACGAAATTGATGCCGAGGAGACCATACAGACAGGCTCCAACAAGGGGGGAGAGAAGGATGAGGGCGACCCAGAAGGCGGCGGAGCGGTGGTCGCGGTGATGCTTCAGCAGGTGAAGCAGGGCTGTGACGCTAAGGGAGAGGGTAAGGATGGCCAGGGTGACGGTGCGCCAGTTCCACTCAAGAATCACGTAAGACAGCATAGGCTCAAGATGCCGCTCCGGGGGCAGGATGCAGCAAGAAAAACGCCGCCAGGATTTCTCCGGGCGGCGTCTGCAGGATGATTATCCGGGGTCAGTGTTTACTGCGCAGGAGGAGGAGGGGGCAGACCGCCACCGGCAGGGGCACCAGGAAGGGTAGGCATCGCGCCACCGGCAGGGGCGCCGGGAAGCTGGGGGATACCAGGCTGCTGGCCGTAGCCACCAGGGGCTGGAGGAAGACCGCCAGGAGCACCAGGCATACCGGACTGGGTAGGATCGCTGGTGAAGCTGCCACCGCCACGGGGGACGATGTTCAGGATCTGCTGCGGGGAGTTCGGGCTGGCCATGGTGAACATGTCAAAACCGCTGCCAAGAAGGCGGGGTCCGACGGCTGCACCCTGGGCGGCCATGAGCTTGACGGTTTCCACACTGGCGTCGTTTTTGCCAATGAGGATGGTTCCGCCCTGCCAGGCACGACCGGCGACAGGCTTGCCTGCAGCATCCGCATTCCACTGGGGTGGCCAGCCGGCGGCGACGGGGTTTTCAAACACGATGGGCATGATGCTGGTCGTCGTGTTGGACTGGCCCTGTGTCATGGCCCAATGGTTTTCCCCGGCGATGAGAGCCTGGTCAAAGGTGGGTGCGATGCCGATGTTTTTATCAGGCATGAACATGCTGCCGGGGCAGCCGAAGATGGTCTCATCCTGGACGAGACCTTCCTGCACAAGCATGCGGAAGGCGTCGTTGGAGGTGAGGGCGACGCTGCCGGTAACCGGATTGGTGACGGAGTCCGGATAGAGACCGTTGTTGTCGGAGGCGAACGTCATCATCAGACCGATGATCTGGCGGCAGTTGCTGCCGCCTTTCATCTGGTTGGCCTTGACGGTGATAAGGTTGTAAGTGGGGACGGCCAGGCTCGCGATGATCGCGATAATGGTGATCACCACCAGGAGTTCAATGAGGGTGAAACCTCTTTGGAGTGCTCGTTTCATGGTAGTAGTGCGTTTATGGTTTGGTTTATGATGTTATGTGCAGGCACGCCCGAAGACGCACCCGCATGACGAGTATGACAAAGCCGGGGGGATAAATGCGAGAAAAATCTTTTGCGGCTTCACCTGCGCAGAAAGAAAAGTCATTCTTCTCCAGGAGGAAGGGCGTCTCCGGCCTCAATAACGGCCCCCAGACGGAGGCGGTAGCCGCCGGAGCGGTCATCATAGACGAGGTCCAGCAGACCGCGCTTGCCCGCCGCCTCCAGCAGGGCATTGAAGGAGCGGAAGCCGTGGAAACGCTCACTGAACTGGGGGGTGCGGCGTTTGATGGTCTCCTTGACCTTCCAGCCCCAGACGCCCTGGTCGCCGCCCTGCTCGCCAATGAGGGCATCCACAGTTTCCATGAGCATTTCGATGGCTTTTTCCGGGTCGCCTGCGGGTTTGGGGTCGGCGAGGGCGGGTCTGGCTTCTGCCTGGGCGGCGGCGGGGGCGGAAGAGGCAGCCGCTGTTTTTGCAGCGGAAGTACGGGATGAAGGGGCGCGGCTGGAGGGACGTGGCTCCTTTTCGCCATTCTCAGCAGCGGGAGCGGAGGGGGTGGCCGTGGCGCGGGGCAGTCGGGTGGAGCGGCGCTTCTGCTGCTCGCGGACCAGATCGTCGTAAAAGATGAATTCGTCGCAGTTTCCGATGAACAGGTCGCTGGTGGAGTTTTTGACGCCGACGCCAATGACGGTTTTGTTGTTTTCGCGCAGCTTGCTGACAAGAGGGGAGAAGTCGGAATCGCCGGAGACGATGATGAAGGTGTCCACATGGGCCTTGGTGTAGCAGAGGTCCAGGGCATCCACGACCATGCGGATGTCGGCGCTGTTTTTGCCGGACATGCGGAGGTGGGGGATCTCGATCATCTCAAAGGCGGCCTCGTGCATGGCCTTTTTAAATTCACGGTAGCGCTCCCAGTCGCAGTAGGCCTTTTTGACGACGATGCTGCCTTTGACCAGGAGGCGCTCCAGTACTTTGCCCATGTCAAATTTGTCATACTTGGCGTCCCTGACGCCGAGGGCCAGGTTTTCAAAGTCACAGAAGACGGCCATCGTGTGGGTGCGGTCAGGGTTGCGCATGGGATCGCAGGGTGTGTGAGGGAAAGGAAAAGGTCAAGAGGGGCAGTGGTGGGAATGACGAATGACGAATGTTCTGGCGGGCGGGCAGGAACGAAGAGGTGAGGAGGGGATGGGACTTGCCAGACAGGGGATCTAAGGCGAAAGGAGGGACGTTTTTATTGCTCATTATGTCCATCTGGAACTACGCCAACCCGCAGTTGAAAGACCTTGTCGCTTATGAACCTGGGAAACCCATCGAGGATGTGGCCAGGGAGCTGGGGCTGAAGCCGGAGGAGATCATCAAAATGGCCTCGAATGAGAATCCGCTTGGCCCCTCGCCAAAGGCGATCACGGCGATGCAGGAGGCGGTGAAAGAGGTTCACATCTATCCTGACGGGGCCTCTTACAGATTGCGGGAGGCGCTGGCGAAGAAATTCGACCTGCAAATGGAGAACATCATCGTGGGCTGCGGGAGCAACGAGATCATTGAGTTCATCGGCCATGCCTTTTTGAAGCCGGGGGACAATGTGATCACGGCGAAGCACGCCTTCCTGGTTTACAAGCTGATGGCGAAGCTCTTCGGTGCAGATACGATCGAGGTGGATGACCCGGGGTATGTGCATGACCTGGAAGCCATGGCGGCGGCGGTCACACCGCAGACCAAGGAGATCTTTGTTGCGAACCCAAACAACCCGACGGGGACTCTGGTCACGCAGGAGGCGATTGACCGCTTCATGGACCAGGTGCCGCCGCATGTGGTGGTGGTCTTTGACGAGGCCTATTATGAGTTTTTGGACAACCCGCCGGATACGCTGAAGTATGTGCGTGAGGGGCGCAATGTGGTGGTGCTGCGGACGTTTTCCAAGATCCAGGGCCTGGCGGGAACGCGCGTGGGCTATGGCATCGGCAATCCGGAGCTTATCAATGTGCTGCAGCGGACACGGCAGCCGTTTAACATCAACAGCATCGCCCAGGCCGGGGCGCTGGCGGGGCTGCTGGACCAGGAGCACCAGGACAGGACGAAGGCCATCACCGATGAGGGGCGTGACTATCTGCAGGGGCAGTTTGAGGCGATGGGCCTGGAGTATGTGCCCAGCTACGCAAACTTTGTGCTGGTGAAAGTGGGAGACGGAAATGCCGTCTTCAAAGCCATGATGGCCAAGGGCATCATCCTGCGGGCTATGGCCTCCTACAAGCTGCCGGAATGGGTGCGCATTTCCATCGGCACCATGCCGCAGAATGAACGCTGCATTGCGGAACTGAAGGCGGTGCTGGGGAAATAAGCCCCGATGGCGGGCTGTCTGTCTCCTGTGACGGAAACTGGTCAGGTCTCTCTCAGGGGAGAGATGGGGATTTGAAATCTCCCCAACGAACGAAAGTGGCAGCCCAGGAAAGACCGACGCCAAAGCCCACAAGCATGACATTCATGCCAGGCTTGAGACGCCCTTCATCAACCGCCTCTTTCAGGGCAATGGGGATGGTAGATGAGACCGTATTCCCACAATGTTGCATGTGAACATAAAACTTCTCCGTCGGAATGTTGATCTTTTGCCGCAGATGCTCAAGCATGTACACGTTGGCTTGATGAAAGACAAAAAGGTCCACTTCATCAATGCGGGTGCCTGCCTTCACACAGAGGGCTTGAACGCTGGCAGGGACGGCATCCAGGGTGAACCGAAAAATCTCAGGCCCATTCATGGTCAGGTAGCAGGGCGGTGATGGAGCCGTGTCTGTCTGGGAAAAACCACGTGAGGCGCTCTGCCTGAGCATGAGGTGGGAGGCTCCACTGCCGTCGGTCCCAAAGACAAAAGGTCCGATGCTTTCTTTTTCTTGCTCAACAGCGGTGATCCAGCAGGCGGCGGCTCCATCACCAAACAGCGTTCGCACGCTGCGGTCCGCCGGCCCCAGGTACTTGCTGTAAGTATCGGCGGTGACCAGGACTGCGTTTTTGATCTGGCCGCTTTCGATCATGCCTTTGACCAGACTGAGGCCATAGACAAAACCCGAGCAGCCGAGAGTAAAGTCAAACGCAGCAACTGTCCTGGACAGCCCCAGCCGGTCTTGCAGCAAGCAGGCAGTACTGGGAAGCAGATAGTCTGGAGACTGGGTGCATACCACGAGGGCTTCCACCCATGTTTTATCCAGACCGGGGTGTGAAAAAAGTTTGGTTGCTGCTGCAAAGGCCAAATCTGAAGCATATTCATCTGTGGCTGCGATATGGCGTTCCGTGATTCCGGTTTTTGCAAAAATGGCCTGCTCATTCCATTCTGGAAATTCTCCAGCCAAGTCTCCGTTTGTCAGGACTGCCAACGGAAGATGGTAGTCTATGGCGAGTATGGATGCCTTCATTTCAAATGCCGTTAATGTGAATTAGCCGAGCTGCCGGGAGCTTGGCCAGGCATGCCGGACTGCCATTTTTGGAGGTCCCGGCCCCGTCTGTAAAGGGTGTCTTGCAAAACCAATTTTTGGAACCGGCTGGCATTATAAACGCAGATGCGGGGGATGAGCAAAGGATGTCGTGAAGCGGCAATGGTGGCGGGGAATGTGGTGACCGAGGTAAGAAAGCCTGATGAGGCCAGAATTTCGACTGCTTCGGGGCAGATGTCTTCCGCGTTCCCGTTGGGATAGGCATAATGATTGCATACCCCCAAGCGGCGGATGATGGCATCCCGAGAAAGGTGAATCTGTCGTGAGATCTCATCCCTGCCATGAAGACTGTGGAGGGGAAAATGTTCATGGCCGTGGGCACCGATGACCACCCCCTGACGGTGCAGGTCAGCCACCTGGTCCCAGTTCATTAAAGCGTCGCTTGAGTAGATTCCTTCGACTTCAGCCCAGCGGGAAGGAGACAGGAGCTCCCGGACGACCAGGATCATTTCACGTACCTCGGCCGCCGGACGTGTTTTGAAAAGATGGGTGATGAGGGCTGCCGCAGCGCGCCGTTCCTCTTCATTTCCTAGAGGCAAAGTCTGGTCCCGGATGTGCAACTGAGACTTTTCAGTCAGAAAGATGGCCGCCCGGGCAATGAATGTGGGTAAACGGTCACCTGTCTCCATGGATGAGGTGGTCAGATAAAGTGTGAAAGGGATATCCAGGCTGCGCAGTATTGGGGCTGCAAGACGATGGTTGTTTTGATAACCGTCATCAAAGGTCAGCATGACGCATCTGCCCAAATCGCCATCTTTTGCAGTTAATCTTTGGTGGTATTCATCCAGGTTAATCAGGCAAAACCGCCGCTTCAAATATCTGGTCAGTACCTCAAAATCATTCAGGCAGATGTGCAGGTTCTGAATGCGTTCATCAATAAGCTCTTCCTCGACTCCATGCAAAAACAGGGCTTGAGGCTGGAACAACACTTTTTCAGCGAGAAAGGCCTGAACCTGAGACGGGATCAGGTACCTGGCCAGGGCGGGCAAAAGTGATTTCATTTTAGAAACGGTTCCTTTTGGCGGGCACAGGAATTGCGATTGGCCGGGACACTTCTAAGCAAGCCTGCCGCCATCCACGACCAAACTTGTGCCTGTAATCCATCTGGAGGCGTCGGAAAGCAAAAACGCCAGGGCATTGGAAACATCTCGGGGAAATCCTGCACCCAACGGATGCAGATCAAATCCGGCTTTGACGGCATTCTTGCCTGCTACATTTTGCTCATAACTGATGACCATCTCTGTTTGGACCAGGCCAGGCACCACCGAATTTACACGGATGGATTCCCGTGCCAGTTCGATGGCCAAAACACGTACGGCTGCATCAATGGCCCCTTTGGTGGCCGCATAAATGCTGAGTCCAGGAAAGCCTTTATGTCCTGCTGTGGAAGAGACGAGCACCACGGACAGTCCTCCGTCTTTCCTCCGGACTTGTTTTTGGCGCACCGCGTGGACCATGGCCATGCTTGCTTTGAAATTCAAATCCATCAGGTGGTCCATTTTATCAAAGTCCAGATGGCGGATCGCCTCGGTGTTTGTGGCTCCGGCTGCACATACAATGCCGTCGATCGGTCCACATTCTACAGCGACGGTTTTCATCCATGCTGCCGTCTCTCGAACCTGGGTGACATCGAAGGAATAATAATGGTGTCCCTCTCCCGTCATGCTCTCGAGCGTTTTGACCAGTTCATCCTGCCTGCGTGCCACCAAGATGACTTTTGCACCCAGTTCAGACAGGAGGATGCAGGCATCCCGGCCGATGCCGGACGATGCCCCCGTGACCAAAACAGTTTTGCCTGAGAGATCGAGCGGATTGACGATGGCAGGCATAGATGAACAGGAAAGAAGTAAAGCAATTTTAGACTTCGACAAGTGCAGGCATGACCATCGGACCCGGTTGCAGCGCCAGAGCAGCCCAGGACCAGCCGACGCCAAATCCGGCCAGCAGCAGTTTTGCACCGCCATGGGTCAATGCTTCTCGCAGACAGACCGTCATGGTGAGAGGAATGGATGCGGAACTGGTGTTGCCATACCAGTCAATGCTCATGGGGACCTTTTCCATCGGGATGCCGACTTTGGATGCGATCGTGGAAAGCATGAAGGCATTGGCCTGATGAAAAACGAGGGCATCCACTTCACTGGCGTCCCAGCCTTTTAGAGTGAGGCACTTTTGTATGAGAGGCGGAACCTCCCGGATACCAAAAGAAAAGACTTCCGGACCGTTCATATGAAGGTTTTCGGAGGTTCGAAGATTACCGTCGGCACCTTTTTGGGCTGCGCAGGACATTGGGCTGCTCTTTTCGCGATAACCACCTGCAGGAATAATGATGTTGGAGTGCCCCGCCCCGTTGGTTCCTCCGATAAATGCGATTTCATTGAGGGCATCACCATCAGCAGGGAACTCGAAGGCCGTTGCCGTCCCGCAATCTCCGAACAATGGGGCTGCGGAGCGGTCCTCAGCACCAACCATGGCGCTGCTTGTGTCTCCAGCCAGAAGCAAAGCTCTCTGACCTGGCTCCAAGAGCTTGGATGTCAGCCAAATTCCATAAGTGTAACCGGAACATCCCAAATTCACATCAAAGGCAGTGCAATCAGTAGAAAGCCCCAGTCGTTGTTGAATCACACAAGACGTAGCGGG encodes:
- a CDS encoding SDR family oxidoreductase; the protein is MPDPRRILITGANGTLGHATARYFLEKDAACQVFLGVRERRETAAALVAAFPDRAFLCPLEITDAESWTTALAQIEAASGPLSVLINNAGYHDDALLATMTLPQWSGVLDANLNAVFLGCQAAMQPMMRQRWGRIINIASLSALHSPAGQTNYAAAKAGVLGLTQSLAKETARMGITVNAICPGHIEGALPANWSEDQIKAVKRETPMRRFARPEEIAAVVFFLASPEASYMTGASLKLDGALV
- the tig gene encoding trigger factor, with translation MNINVEHQPNCRAIAHIRVPAEEVAKQRSSITAYFASQVRLPGFRPGKAPAAAVQKRFGDDIRSELEKQLINDGLRTAIKNEGLEVLNVLSVTDKIHHDTDKSFSFSAEMSLAPKFELPDYTGIPVKLPRIEVTDADVEHDILHLRERYASFEDIDTPAANGNVVVLGFTTTLEGQPLAEAMPEAPDHLKAIEENWFLLDEEEDFIPGFYAGLVGIKKDEQRTLSLTLPEDFAFEALRGKTLDLAINCKGVKDKVVPPLDEEFIKKIGGGEMNEETLRSEVKEAIRRRKEQARETAKSNQVIAHIFEKVEFDLPQELVNREAQRRTNDIANRALQQGISQDELVKQQDEILSSATNQARQSVKVSFILEQIAKKEGLTIGDQQLTYALANMAARQNKPVKKFMAEAQKSGMIERLRDDLLLESALQFVKDKAEVEETEPEPEHCDTHSPAAA
- a CDS encoding exo-alpha-sialidase, with the translated sequence MKRHLLPLLAAFLTSAASLPAAEPFLEKTDLFEAGQDGYALYRIPGIVVTKTGTALAYCEARKLAKGDWGPIDIVMRRSTDGGKTWLPRQTIVHIEGDLPVNPLAAAQNLDKPGDNTANNPVAFADRNGSVHLLYCLEYATCHYIRSDDDGVTWTEPVDITATFEKFRPGYDWKILATGPAHGIQLRTGRLIVPVWLSLGTGGHAHRPSVTATIYSDDHGATWQAGAIAIPDTPEWVYPNETCIVETLVGTVMINARTESKNHRRLINLSRDGGESWAKPRFDDKLLEPICMGSIVRYSMRPAADKNRILFANPHNLERLDGKEIPGKSRDRRNLSIKISQDEGKTWKFNKTLEAGYGGYSDLAVLPNGDALCLYERGTDDGLALKKSTHYTHLTVARFNLEWASNGKDSLKGPLNGKLDFGTKREDFEVAGVEGFVLHPTKPAADGTRPWAWYAPTIGNNPGASNTWLIQRLLDKGFYVVGLYVGETFANPQSRQQFTAFYKHLRENYQLAPKAALIAQSRGGLNHYNLAADHPEWVSCIAGIYTVCDIRSYPGLERAAPAYGLTPDQLNQEITRHTPIERLAPIAAAKIPILHIHGDSDVVVPIEANSGALAKKYQALGGPIQLITIPGKGHEYDPGFFESEEMLQFILQHSLPK
- the cls gene encoding cardiolipin synthase; this translates as MLSYVILEWNWRTVTLAILTLSLSVTALLHLLKHHRDHRSAAFWVALILLSPLVGACLYGLLGINFVRRKGKDYRGSIGPAYRDPLPACPNFPDADPVTAERDCSLAITLDRISRFHFTPGNQVEPLINGDEAMPAMIQAIQSARTSITLSSYIFEAHHIGADFVQALTAAHQRGVQVRVMVDDAGTRYSWPPVTRILKKNGVPVRRFMPNRFILRLLTMNLRNHKKILVVDGHTGFTGGMNIREGNMISRSPSHPVRDLHFRVTGPVVAQMQRVFAEDWYFCSHEVLDGPDWFPEIPAAGETHALGIVDGPDEDLEVMPVALFAALNAARERVSIMTPYFLPTTILMAALKLCATRGIQVTIITPAKNNIPFVAWASRTLYPELLESGCRIFESHAPFDHSKLLLVDNTWSCIGSTNWDPRSLRLNFEFNLACRSPSLATRLQTIFEERLKECTEVTLTTLQSTPLSHRLRSGFARLFIPIL
- a CDS encoding prepilin-type N-terminal cleavage/methylation domain-containing protein, producing the protein MKRALQRGFTLIELLVVITIIAIIASLAVPTYNLITVKANQMKGGSNCRQIIGLMMTFASDNNGLYPDSVTNPVTGSVALTSNDAFRMLVQEGLVQDETIFGCPGSMFMPDKNIGIAPTFDQALIAGENHWAMTQGQSNTTTSIMPIVFENPVAAGWPPQWNADAAGKPVAGRAWQGGTILIGKNDASVETVKLMAAQGAAVGPRLLGSGFDMFTMASPNSPQQILNIVPRGGGSFTSDPTQSGMPGAPGGLPPAPGGYGQQPGIPQLPGAPAGGAMPTLPGAPAGGGLPPPPPAQ
- a CDS encoding NYN domain-containing protein translates to MRNPDRTHTMAVFCDFENLALGVRDAKYDKFDMGKVLERLLVKGSIVVKKAYCDWERYREFKKAMHEAAFEMIEIPHLRMSGKNSADIRMVVDALDLCYTKAHVDTFIIVSGDSDFSPLVSKLRENNKTVIGVGVKNSTSDLFIGNCDEFIFYDDLVREQQKRRSTRLPRATATPSAPAAENGEKEPRPSSRAPSSRTSAAKTAAASSAPAAAQAEARPALADPKPAGDPEKAIEMLMETVDALIGEQGGDQGVWGWKVKETIKRRTPQFSERFHGFRSFNALLEAAGKRGLLDLVYDDRSGGYRLRLGAVIEAGDALPPGEE